The Aeromicrobium senzhongii genome includes a window with the following:
- a CDS encoding ParA family protein, whose translation MTIPTAADFAEEPVEASASTPLADQASQHVELMERLARSGRYERPSHTRVFVVANQKGGVGKTTTSVNLAAAMAARGLSVLLIDLDPQGNASTAAAIPHASGTPGTYEVLLDELPIEDAVQASPDIPALRVVPATIDLAGAEIELVGLEQRERRLRTAIDTYLAGPGADIDYVFIDCPPSLGLLTINAMVAAREVLIPIQCEYYALEGLSQLLGNIGLVQQHLNQDLDVSTILLTMHDARTNLSSSVAAEVRGHFGDRVLSTAIPRSVRISEAPGYQQTIITYDPNSTGALSYMEAAREITQRGAAPADQGASS comes from the coding sequence GTGACGATTCCGACAGCCGCGGACTTTGCCGAGGAGCCGGTGGAGGCGTCCGCCTCCACCCCCCTCGCCGATCAAGCGAGCCAGCACGTCGAACTCATGGAGCGCCTTGCGCGCAGTGGCCGGTACGAGCGCCCGTCCCACACCCGGGTGTTCGTCGTGGCGAACCAGAAGGGTGGCGTCGGCAAGACGACCACCTCGGTGAACTTGGCAGCGGCGATGGCCGCGCGCGGGTTGTCCGTCCTGTTGATCGACCTGGACCCGCAGGGCAACGCCTCCACGGCAGCGGCGATCCCGCACGCCTCCGGAACACCGGGCACGTACGAGGTCCTGCTCGACGAACTGCCCATCGAGGACGCCGTACAGGCAAGTCCGGACATCCCGGCATTGCGCGTCGTTCCAGCCACGATCGACCTCGCGGGCGCCGAGATCGAGCTCGTCGGACTCGAGCAGCGCGAGCGTCGCCTGCGCACGGCCATCGACACGTACCTGGCCGGCCCGGGAGCGGACATCGACTACGTCTTCATCGACTGCCCGCCGTCGCTGGGACTGCTGACGATCAACGCGATGGTGGCAGCGCGCGAGGTGCTGATCCCGATTCAGTGTGAGTACTACGCCCTGGAAGGACTGAGCCAGTTGCTCGGCAACATCGGCCTGGTCCAGCAGCACCTCAACCAGGATCTCGACGTGTCGACGATCCTGCTGACCATGCACGACGCCCGGACCAACCTGAGTTCGAGCGTGGCGGCCGAGGTGCGCGGTCACTTCGGGGATCGGGTTCTCTCGACCGCAATTCCCCGCTCGGTGCGGATCAGCGAGGCGCCGGGCTACCAGCAGACGATCATCACGTACGATCCGAACTCGACGGGAGCGTTGTCCTACATGGAGGCGGCCCGTGAGATCACCCAACGCGGCGCGGCCCCGGCCGACCAAGGAGCATCGTCATGA